Genomic window (Thomasclavelia spiroformis DSM 1552):
TATTACTATTTGATAATTCTACATATGCACATTTAACATCACTATCTTGCATTACTTTAACATTTTCAATTACTTTAGCATTAATGTTAAAAGTACTTTGGTTATCAATATATCTTAATACGTTACTATTTTTTGTTATATTAATATTTTTTGTAAAAGTAGTATCTTGTTTAAAATTATATGTTTCAATTAATTTTAGTGATCCATTTATTTCTAAATCGATTGAATAATTTCCAACTTGATCAATTAGATAAACTATTTGCAATGATGAAACATCATTAACAATTATTTTATTATTATTAATTTCAATATTTTCATTACAAATTTGACTTATAATTGTACCATTTTTAATAACTAAATAATTTTTAATATCTTGTAACTGCTTCATTACTTAATTTTCATTCTTTCTTTATTAGCACAACTTTCAAGTAAAATAGGTTTCTTTTCATCACTTGTGATTTCAATTCCCAATTCTTTTACCCAGTCATAACCTTCTTGATCAATTTTTTCTACTACTTCTTTACCACCACTTAAAATAATTTTTCCATTAACTAATACATGAACATGGCTTGGTGGTACTAATTCAAATAAACGTTCATAATGTGATACCATAATGCAACCAAAATTATCTGATTTCATTTCATTAATTGCATTTGCAACTATCTTTAATGCATCAACATCTAGACCTGAATCAATCTCATCTAACAATGCAAATTTAGGTTGTAGTAACTTCATTTGTAATATTTCGTTACGTTTCTTTTCTCCACCTGAAAAACCTTCATTTAAATATCGATGTGCTAAATTTTCATCCATTTTTAAATCTGCGACATTTTTTTCCAATTCACGAATAAATTTAAATAATGACACAGGTTTTTCTTGATGAGCATTTACCGCTGCACGTAAAAAATCTGAAGTTGTTACACCTGGAATTTCTTGAGGATATTGCATCCCTAAAAATATTCCTGCTTTACTTCGTTGATCAACACTCATTTGAATTACGTCTTGGTCATCTAAATAAATATTTCCTTTTGTAATTGTATATTTAGGATGTCCCATAATAGCTGATAATAAAGTAGATTTACCATTACCATTTGGACCCATAATAGCATGAGTTTCACCTGTGTTAATCGTTAAGTTTATTCCTTTTAGAATTTCTTTTTCACCAACACTAACATGTAGATTTTCTATTTTTAAAGTTGACATAATTAAGCCCCTTTCTTTTTCTAACTAATTCTACTAAATAAGTTAATAAAAAACAAACAAAATGATAAATATTAGTAATATTTTTTTCTTTTTTGTTGTTGAAATCCATTACAATTTATATTATAACCAAATTGTGGTATATTTATAGGTAACGGAGGTATGAAAATGGAGTTTTTAAAGAAGTTACAGCAATTTATTTCCTCGAAAAGAATTACTCATACGTTACTAAATCTAATGATTGTTCTTGTTATTATTCTTTTAATAATTACAACAAATGACTTATGGATTGGTCTTCTTAACATGATATGGTTAGTTTCTAGACCATTTATTGTTGGATTTACGATTGCTTTTGTTTTAAATCCATTTATTAATTTTATTGATAAATATTTAAAAAAGCGTGCTGTTTCAGTAATACTAACGTATTTAGCAGTATTTACAATTTTAATTTTGATTATTTTATTAGTAATTCCACTAATTTATGAAAGTATTTTTGAAATGTATCCTACTTTTAATGCAGGATTGAAGGAAATTGGTAGATTTATTCAAAATAATTTTAATTATGATATTAGCTCACTTACAAGCTATATTGAAAAAAGTGTGTATCAGTTTTTTAATGATCCTACTGTTTTGGATGCAACCATTGATGTATTAAATCAAGTTTTAGTAAATTTAACTAATTTTATTATCTATGTTATCCTAGCTATTTATATGTCAAATATTTTTAATAGTATTCGTCAAACAATTAAAAATATTGCAATTAAAATTGATTGTAATTTACCTATTTATTTAAAAGAAATTGATTTATCATTGGTTCAGTACGTTAAGGCATTTTTTATTGGAGCAATTGCACAGGCAATTACAACAATGATAATGTATGTACTAATAGGACATCCTAATTGGTTAATTTTAGGCGTTGTTTCAGGTGTTAGTTCAATTATCCCATATGTTGGTCCAATAATTGCAAACTGTCTTGGTTTAATTACATCTCTAGGAATGCAATCTTCAACTATTATTTTCTTATGTATTTTAATTTTTATTCAATCAATTGTTATGTCATATATCATTACACCAAGAATTTATTCTTCACGAATTGATTTAAGTATTTTATGGGTACTTTTTGGAATTTTGTCTGGTTCTTCTTTATTTGGAATAGTGGGTATGATTATAGCAATGCCTTTACTTGTAAGTATTAAAATTATTTATCAAGTATACAAAGAACATCATCAAGATAAATTGTCGTATTAGTTTTTAAAGGATGTCGATTTTGACATCCTTTTTTCTAACACATATTACAAATAATTACTAATAATATAAATAAAACTAATACTAGAGTAAAAGAATTATCTTGACATGTCATAATAATCGCCTCCTTTTAAAAATAATAAATACCGACAATAACTAAAATAATAAATAATACTAGAGTACTAATTTGGTTATATTTACAGTTATTCATTTAGTTACCTCCTACCACCTACATACTATAAATTATGTTAAAATAACAATTGCTAGTGTGTTTTTGCCTAATTTATTGAAATTAAAACCAGAAAATAGTATAATCTTATCGTTATGGAAAAGTAAGGAGGAAAAATATGAAATTGGGAAAATGTGCTACTGCTTTAGTAGTAACTAGCTTCTTATTAACTGGATGTAGTAACTCAAACACAGTTAAAGAAGACGGTAAATATGTAGTTGCCTCTTTAAGTAAAGGAAAGAGCGATAAAAATATATTTGCTGATGATATCTTTGCAGATATCACTAATACAAATAGGGGTAAAAGTGCTTATTTTGAAGCTATTCTACAAAAATTGATGGATGATAAATTTCCAACTGATAAAGATATGGAAATTGATGCATCCCGTACTGTAGAACAAATTCAAACTTATTATGAAGCACAATATGGTGATCAAGCAGAAGACCAAATCAAAACTGTTTTAGCTAGTAGCGGATATTCAACATTAGATGAGTATGAAAAAGCAATGGTTCAAGCTTATCAAAAATCTAATTTTTTACTAGATTATGTAAAGAATAATTTTGATGAAGTTTTTGACGATTATTATACTTATGCTACTCCACGTTTTGCTAGCATTATTAAGGTTTCTATTGCTGATTCAGAAAATCCAACTCAAGAAGAAACTGCAAAAATTGAACAAATTTCTACTGCATTAGCTTCTGGTACATCATTTGGAGAAGTTGCAACACAATATTCTGATGATTCTACAACTAAAGTAAATAAAGGTGGATTAGGTGTTGTTGATACTACATCTGGTTTAAGTAGTACTTATGGTAGTGAAGTTGAAAGTAAAATTTTTGAATTAAATGCTGGGGAAGTTAGTGAAGCTATTAGTGGAACTGATGGTTATTATTTCGTTTCTGTAACCAGTACAGATAAAAAAGAAATTAAAAAAACAATTAAAAAGAATTTAACTATTGATACACCATTAATTGCTTATGATTCATATCTTCCATATATTGCATATCAATCTTATGATGTAAAATATGAAGATAAAAATATTGAGAAAATGGTAAATAGTATCATTGAAACAGCGCTACAAGAACGCGAAACTAGTAGAGGAGGTACGGAATAATGAATAAAAAAATAATTCCTATAGCTATTGCAAGTACTTTATTAGTTGGATGTGGTTCATCTGCTGTAAATTATTCAAGTGAAGTTGAAAATGGAAGTAAAACAGCTATTAATATTGATGGTACTGAAATTAGTAAAAATGATATATATCATTATTTATTAGAACAATTTGGTAGTTCAGAAGTTTTATCACTTGCACTTACTTATATTGCTGATCAAGAAATTACTGATGAAGATGCTTTTAATACTAGATTAAATGAAGAAATTGCATCACAAGAAGAAAGTGGAACTTCATTGGATGATATTGCTAAACAATACGGTTTAGAAAATAGACAACAATATATCGATCAAGTTTTATCAATAGGTGTTAAACAACAAATGCTTAAAGAAAAATATATTGATAAAAATTATAAAAAATTAATAAAAGAATATAAAGTTAAATATCTAAAAACAATTACACTTGATACTGAAGCAGGTGCAAAAAAATTACTTAAAGAAATAAAAAAAGGTTCTGATTTTGATACAGTCATGAATGAAAATAGCGGTAGTGATGTTGGAATGGTAACTACTGAAACTACAACTGTTGATTCAAATATAATTAAAAAATTAGATGATTTTACTAAAGATGGTGTACACAATAAAGTAATTGAAACATCTGATTCTAAATATGCAATCGTGTATGTTTATAACACTGATACTAGTGAAGTGGAAGATGATATTAAGTCTAATTTATCATCTATTAGTGATATGTCTACAAAAATGGAAACTTATTATTTAAAACAATATAACTTTGATGTTCATGAAAATGCTATTAGAGATGAAATAAAAGAAACTGAACCTGATTATTTAGGATAAGGGGTTACCCTTATCTTTTTTTATGCTAATATATATATTATAGATTTGATAAACATTAAAGGAGATTATTATGGAAAATTGTATTTTTTGTAAAATTGTACAAAAAGATATACCTGGAAAAATTATATATGAGGATGATGTTTGTTTAGCATTTTTAGATTTAAGCCAGACAACTGATGGTCATACTTTAGTTATTCCTAAAAAACATTATAAAAATATTTTAGAAGTAAATGATGAAACATTGACTCACTTAATTGTTGTAACAAAAAAATTAGCAAATAAAATTGTTAAAAATTTAAATGCTAATGGTGTAAACATCTTAACTAATGCAAACGAAATGGCTGGACAAACTGTAATGCATTTTCATATCCATATTATTCCTCGTTATAATCAAGATGATAAGATAGAAATTAATTTTACAGATCGTAGTAACGATGTAAATTTAGATCTAATCTTAAACGAAATAAATAAAAATTAATTTAATCTTTTATAGAGGTACTTTGATGAGTATCTCTTTTTTAAAAAAAAGTTATAGACTATGACGTCTATAACTTCTATACATTAAATTTAACCTATTTTAGGCTTATAAAAAGATCTATTTTCTAACGCAAAAACTCTTTTAGAAAAACTTCCTGGCTCAATTGTTTCTAAAGCTTTTTCTAACATATTAATTCTCGCATCCATATTATCAATCAAATAAATAATCTCAGCCTCTTTTACTTGTGGTAATACTGGTGAACCAAATTCATTTTTACCATGATGTGACAAAATCATATGTTGTAATAAGGTAACTTCTTCACCTTCAATATTCATCTTATCAGCCATTTCTTTAACCATTGCTTGCGAAATTGAAATATGCCCCAACAATTTACCTTCAATCGTATATTCAGGTACAACAGGACCGCTTAACTCAACAATTTTTCCTAAATCGTGTAATGTAATCCCTGCAAAAAGTAAATCTTTATTTAATGTAGGGTATAAACTACATAGGGCGTCAGCAATTTTTAGCATACTATACGTATGATGAGCCAATCCAGATACATATTCATGGTGATTTTTACTCGCTGCAGGATAAATTGTTAATTTATCAAGATGTTCTTTAAATAATACTTTAACCAATTGATTTAGTTTTAAATTATCAATACGATCAATATATTTCATAATTTCACCAATTAATTCTTGCCCAGTTTTTGGAGCACTTTTTAAATATTTTATTTGTTCTTTAGGATCATTTGATGCAACATGAATTTTTATAATTTTCATTTGTCGATCCTCATTATATTTAATAATATCACCTTTAACATATACAACACTTCCTACTGTAAGAGTTTCCACCTGTTCATTAGTAGCATTCCAAAGTTTTGCATCGATCAATCCTGTAACATCTTGTAATGTCATACTCAAATATGTTGAACGATTAGCTCCATTTGTTTTACCTGTTACAACTCGATTGATTAAAGCTTCAATTACAACACTTTCATCGCCTGGTTTTAATTCATTTATCTTATTCATCCTCTAGTGCTCCTTCTTTATTCATAATTTCTTTTATATCTTCATAATTATAACCTTTTCTTAATAAATTATTGATAATTTTTTCTTTCAATTGGTTAGTATCATATTTTTTTGAATATTTCTTTTTTTGTTTAATAAACTCTTTTTCTAAAGCATTGTGTTCTTTTTCGTAATCAAATTCAAAATCATAATCAGACAAAGCTTTTTCAATTGCTTCATTTGTAAAACCTTTTATATACAATTTATCACGAATTTTCTTTAACATTGCTTTATATGAAAAACCAATATTACGATTATAATAAGTATCAATTATTTTAGTAGCAGCAAGATATTCATCATCAAAACTATTCTTTTCTAAACATTGATCAATTATTTCATCACTAACTCCATAATTGCGCAAATTATAAATTGCTTTATTTAAACCTACACCTAATCTTGTACAACGTTTAAGATAATTCATTGTATATTCTTCATCATTAATCAGATTCTTGTTTTGAAGCAATTCTAGTGTAGTATCAAGTTGTGCATCATCATAATTACCACTATCCATCAACTTTTTTTTCATTTGATTATAAGTATAATCTTTAATTGTCAAAAATTTTAAAGCTTTATTATATGCTCTTGTAACTTGTTCATGATCTTTTAAAATATCAAAAGTCTCTTTGCTTATTTCTTTTCCTATCTCTAAATCATATGATCTAATAATTTTATCACTTAACTCTAAGATTATTTCACTTTCATCAAATAAAAAAACAACTTCATTCATAGTATCTTTTATTTCATATATTGATTTAACTTTATACGTATAATACTTTTGTTTAATTGCTAGTTTATAAACATCAATAACTTTTTCATAAAATACCTCGCTACTAAATTTCATAGCATGTAAATATGCTTCTCTTGCCATATTTGAACAATCACTATTCATCATATTTAATAAAATAGATACTAATTCATTTGTTTCTTTAAAAAAATATCCATTTACTCCATCAATAATTACATTCTCCAGATTTTGATCATAGCGAGCAACTGCAGGTATACCACTGGCCATAGCTTCAATATATGTTAATCCTTGTGTTTCTGTAACTGAAGCAGATACAAACACATTTGAAAGATGATAGTAACTAGGAACTTCTTGACTAGGTTTTGGGCCCGTAAAAATTATATATTTTTCAATCTGATCATCTTTGACTAATTCTTTTAATTCATCTAAATATGGTCCACCGCCTACAATTAGGCATAATATATTATCATTTTCTTTTACAATTTCTTTCATTGCATCAATTAATACATCAATGCTTTTTTCTTTAGCTATACGTCCTAAAAAAGTAACAATAAATTGTTCTTTAATTCCATATTTTTCTTTAATTTGATTAATTAATTTATCATCTTTATTTTTAGGATTAAATTTATCTAATTCTAAGCCAGTTGGTATAATATGCATATTTTTATGTAACCCATATTTCTCCAGCGCTTCTTTTGTTTTAATAGAAGGAACTATTAATTCTGCACTTTTATCTCCATAAAACTTACTAATCCTTGTAATTGCTTTTTTTATCAATCCATCTATTGCTGTAGAATTAATTGGATTTACATAATGAGAGTAATCAGCCCACATTGTATGATATGTATATACGACTGGAATATTTAATGCTTCTCCTACAATTCTTCCAAATATCCCAATTCCAAATTCGGTTTGTACATGAATAACTTCAATATTCATACTTTTAATTTCTTTCATTCCTTTAAACGAATATATATTACATGCTCGATATCCATATAATGCCTGAATTTCTAATCCAGGTACTCTTAAAATATTATCATTTGGATCATCTTCATAATCACTTTCACTAGGCAATTCACTTGTAACTACTAAAACTTCATGACCATGTTTAATTAACTCATCTTTTAAAATCTTAGTAGAAGTGGCCACCCCATTTATATCTGGTGTATATGTATCTGAAAAAATTGCAATTCTCATATATTTACTCCTATCCATTTATTTCTCTATCAACAGCAAAAACTAGACCTCCTAATATTAATCCCAAATAATAAGTAACAAAACGCCAAATCAATAATGTGGTTGGTGTCCCAATTTCTCCAAGTACAGGGGAAAATAACATAAAATAAACACCTTCACTACCTCCACTTGCTCCAGGAATTGGGACAAAAGCAGTTATCATATATACAAAGGAACATATTCCAATAAATTCAGCTAATTGTCCAATAGAAACATTTAAATACAAAGCTTTAGCTGCAAAAAAAGGAATACTATACATAATTATTAATTTAAACAAATTAATAACTGATGACTTAATCAAGACACTTTTATTATGCTGTAAAATATTTAATTCTCTTCTAAAATTTTCTAAAGATCTAGTTACTTTAATAGAAGTGTCTGTATAACTTTTAACAATTCTAATTTTACTTAAAAATCTAATAACATTATTACAAATAAAATTTTGAAGTCTCTTTGATTTAGCTCCTAAAAACAATCCAGTAATTACAAAAAAATTAATTAAAAAACCAATAATTGCTAATGAAAAAAAACCAGTATATCTATCACTATAAATATTATATTTAAAAAGCATGACAGATGCTGTAAATATAACTAAAACACTTTGATATACAATAAATACCATTAATAATATACTTGCAGAATTCGCAGGAGAAATACCCTGTCGATTAAATATATACACCTGAGCAAATTGTCCTCCACTAGAAAAAGGAGTTATACCATTAAAAAAAGTTCCAGATATAGCATTTTTAAATCCCTGTTTAAAACTATAATGTTTTTTATACAATCTTCCAAATATATATAAATTAATTCCATCTAAAATATAATAAATACCCATTAAAAATACTGAAAATACAATCCAAAGAGGCGATGCATTTACTAATGCTTCCAATGATGCTTTTAGGTCATCTTTCATAGTTAAATATATAACTAATATTCCTAATGATAAAATCAACACAATATTAAAAATATATTTTTTTTTAGATTTTTTTTCCATAAACTCACCTCTAGTTAGAGTTTAAAACTTGATTATAAACATCACATAACTCCTTACCAATTATTGATAATTCTTTTTTCTTAGCTACCTCATAGCCATTATTAATTAATGATGGATATTCACCGCTTATCATTTTCTTTATAATAGAGACAAAATCACTGGTATTTTTACCCATATAACAATTTTCTTTGTCTTTCAACCAGCTAGAAAATACAGGAATATCTCTTAATAAAATATTACATTTACTTGCAAGAGCTTCTAAAACAACAATTCCCTCAGTTTCTTCTCTAGATGGGAAGAAAAAGATATTACATCTACCATAAGCTCCTTTAATAATATCACCACTTACATATCCTGGTAAAATTAAATTAGGAGGCAAATTATCTAATAAATCTTTAATTTTTTTTGTAGGATGAGATAATTTAATGTCACCAAACCACATAAATTTATAATTAGGTAGTTCTCTTGCCACTTCAACAAATGTATCAAAACCTTTGCGTTCAAATAACCAACCGACAGATATAATTAAAATATCATCATCATCAATATTATATTCTTTTTCAAAAGCCTTAATTTGATTAACTTGAGGATTAAATTGCTTTAAATCAATTCCATTAGAGATAGCACTTATCGGTACATTAATACCATACGATTCTAGTAGTTGTTTCGAATATTCAGTTGGAGTAATAATATAGTCACCTTTACTATACAAATTAATTAGCCATTTTTTATATATTCCAGAAATAGAATTTGAAAACATAAATGAATTTCTAAAATCTTCTTCTGTACTGTGCGCATGATAAACTATTTTTTTATTATTTTCTTTAGCCTGATTTATCATTTTAAAGCTATCAGGCCAAATTGTGTTAATATGCAATATATCATAATCTAAATCATCTTTGTCAGTAGTATATGCAATATTATTTAATTCTAATGCCTTTTTTTGATGAATAAAGGCACGCCCAATTCCAGATTTCTTTATTGTATCTTCTTGTCCAAAATATAACTTAATTTTCATTTTATCACCATCGTTATTATACTACAAATATTCATTTAATAAAAGTAATTAATAAAATCAAAAAAATATGTATTCATGTATAAGAAGAAGAAACAAAAAAAGATACCGGAGAAGGTACCGGTATATGATGAAGAATATATGATCCCAAAATAAAAAAAGAACCGGCAGCTTGCTATTGTCGCACCGCAGTACTATCGTCGCCGTTATGATGCTTAACTTCTGTGTTCGGTATGGGTACAGGTGTGTCCATCATGCTATCGCTACCAGATCTTCTCTTTTAAGCAATTCCTTTCGAGAATCACTCAAAACCGGATAATAGCTCCTATTGCTTCTTCTTCTCTCTTTAGGTTAAGTCCTCGACCTATTAGTATCAGTCCGCTGAACATGTCACCATGCTTACACTCCTGACCTATCAACCTTATCGTCTTTAAGGGGTCTTACCTACTTGCGTAATGGGAAGTCTCATCTTGAAGTGGGTTTCACACTTAGATGCCTTCAGCGTTTATCCCTTCCATATTTAGCTACCCAGCTGTGCCACTGGCGTGACAACTGGTGCACCATTGATATGTCCATCCCGGTCCTCTCGTACTGAGGACAGATCTTCTCAAACTTCCTACGCCCACGACAGATAGGGACCGAACTGTCTCACGACGTTCTGAACCCAGCTCGCGTACCGCTTTAATGGGCGAACAGCCCAACCCTTGGAACCGACTTCAGCTCCAGGATGCGATGAGCCGACATCGAGGTGCCAAACCTCCCCGTCGATGTGAACTCTTGGGGGAGATCAGCCTGTTATCCCCAGGGTAGCTTTTATCCGTTGAGCGACGGCCTTTCCATTCAGCACCGCCGGATCACTAAGCCCGACTTTCGTCCCTGCTCGACTTGTTGGTCTCGCAGTCAAACACCCTTTTGCCTTTGCACTCTGCGCTTGATTTCCATCCAAGCTGAGGGTATCTTTGGGCGCCTCCGTTACTCTTTGGGAGGCGACCGCCCCAGTCAAACTGCCCACCTGACACTGTCCCGTTGCCAGCTTATGGCATCCGGTTAGAACTCCAATACAGGAAGAGTAGTATCCCAACAGCGACTCCTCACACACTGGCGTGCATGTCTCTCAGTCTCCTACCTATCCTGTACATCCTGCATCAAAGTCCAATATCAAGCTACAGTAAAGCTCCATGGGGTCTTTCCGTCTAGTCGCGGGTAACCTGCATCTTCACAGGTACTAAGACTTCACCGAGTCTACAGCTGAGACAGCGCCCAAATCGTTACGCCTTTCGTGCGGGTCAGAACTTACCTGACAAGGAATTTCGCTACCTTAGGACCGTTATAGTTACGGCCGCCGTTTACTGGGGCTTCAATTCAGTGCTTCGCTTGCGCTGACACATCCTCTTAACCTTCCAGCACCGGGCAGGCGTCACCCCATATACGTCGTCTTTCGACTTAGCATAGAGCTGTGTTTTTGGTAAACAGTCGCTTGGGCCGTTTCACTGCGGCTCATATCTCTATGAGCACTCCTTCTCCCTAAGTTACGGAGTCATTTTGCAGAGTTCCTTAGCTATAGTTCTCTCGCTCACCTTAGGATTCTCTCCTCACCCATGTGTGTCCATTTTCGGTACGGGTTACTGTATGATTTTCACTAGAAGCTTTTCTTGGAAGCTGGCTTCAATGACTTCTGTACTTGCCTTGGCTTTCCATCCGCTTCACGCCTTCGCTTTCTCGACATCCGGATTTGCCTGGATATCTGCTACCTCGCTTGCACCTGCTCTTCCAGCCGCAGGATCACCTAGCCTTCTCCGTCACTCCTTCATTCATACCGTAAGTACAGGAATCTCTACCTGTTGTCCATCGACTACGCCTCTCGGCCTCGCCTTAGGTCCCGACTTACCCAGAGCGGACGAACCTTCCTCTGGAAACCTTGGGTTTTCGGTGCGTGGGATTCTCACCCACGTTCCGCTACTCACACCGGCATTCTCTCTTCTATATGCTCCACAGCTCCTTCCGGTACTGCTTCTTCGCTCATAGAACGCTCCCCTACCACTTGCTCATCGCAAATCCATAGCTTCGGTAATATACTTAGCCCCGGTAAATTATCGGCGCAGAGTCATTCGACTAGTGAGCTGTTACGCACTCTTTAAAGGATGGCTGCTTCTGAGCCAACCTCCTAGTTGTCTGGACATCTCCACATCCTTTTCCACTTAGTATATATTTTGGGACCTTAGCTGATGGTCTGGGCTGTTTCCCTCTTGACAGTGGACCTTATCACCCGCTGTCTGACTGCCGAGCATGTCTCTGTGACATTCGGAGTTTGATTATATTCAGTACCCCGGGATGGGGCCATCACATATTCAGTGCTCTACCTTCACATGACTCTCTCTCGACGCTAGCCCTAAAGCTATTTCGGGGAGAACCAGCTATCTCCGAGTTCGATTGGAATTTCACCCCTAGCCACAACTCATCCGCCAACGTTTCAACGGGGGTCGGTTCGGTCCTCCATCGGGTTTTACCCCAACTTCAACCTGGTCATGGCTAGATCACTCGGTTTCGGGTCTACGACATGCAACTAGCGCCCTGTTAAGACTCGCTTTCGCTTCGGCTCCGCATATCCTGCTTAACCTCGCTGCATATCGTAACTCGCCGGTTCATTCTACAAAAGGCACGCTATCACCCTTTAACGGGCTCTAACTTCTTGTAAGCATATGGTTTCAGGTTCTTTTTCACTCCCCTCCCGGGGTTCTTTTCACCTTTCCCTCACGGTACTGGTTCACTATCGGTCACAGAGGAGTATTTAGCCTTACCAGATGGTCCTGGTAGATTCCGACAGGATTCCTCGTGTCCCGCCGTACTCAGGTGCTGTCTCAAGCTTCTTCACTATTTCGGCTACGGGGCTTTCACCCTGTCTCGCCGGACTTCCCAGTCCGTTCGCCTATAATGCCTTCTTGCTCTTTCCTGACAGTCCTACAACCCCGATCCTAAAATCGGTTTGGGCTCCTCCCCTTTCGCTCGCCGCTACTTAGGAAATCATTTTTATTTTCTCTTCCTTCAGGTACTTAGATGTTTCAGTTCCCTGAGTCTCGCCTCTCTGCAGCTATCTGTTCACTGCAGGATATCCGGTCTCTATCCCGGATGGGTTCCCCCATTCGGACATCGACGGATCGTTGCATGCTTACTGCTCCCCGTCGCATTTCGCTGTTTGCTGCGTCCTTCTTCGCCTCTCTGTGCCTAGGCATCCGCCATACGCTCTTCCCTACTTTACCTATTCGGTGTCTTGATCACTATTTCCTTCTTACTGACTGTTTCAGTGTTGAATTCTCTTAGTTTTCTTTCGACTTTCTCTAGAAAGACCTCAATAATTTTCTTATCTCGATCTCTTTCTTTCGCAATTTGTCTATTATCCAGTTTTCAATGATCTCTGAGCTTCTCTCTTCTTCGAGTTTCACTCAAAACTAAACAGAATCTTCTCCACACTTCCTCTTCTCCTTAGAAAGGAGGTGATCCATCCCCACGTTCCCGTAGGGATACCTTGTTACGACTTCACCCCAATCATCAATCCCACCTTAGACAGCTCCCTCCTTGCGGTTAGGCCACCGGCTTCGGGTGTTATCAACTCTCATGGTGTGACGGG
Coding sequences:
- a CDS encoding glycosyltransferase, which codes for MRIAIFSDTYTPDINGVATSTKILKDELIKHGHEVLVVTSELPSESDYEDDPNDNILRVPGLEIQALYGYRACNIYSFKGMKEIKSMNIEVIHVQTEFGIGIFGRIVGEALNIPVVYTYHTMWADYSHYVNPINSTAIDGLIKKAITRISKFYGDKSAELIVPSIKTKEALEKYGLHKNMHIIPTGLELDKFNPKNKDDKLINQIKEKYGIKEQFIVTFLGRIAKEKSIDVLIDAMKEIVKENDNILCLIVGGGPYLDELKELVKDDQIEKYIIFTGPKPSQEVPSYYHLSNVFVSASVTETQGLTYIEAMASGIPAVARYDQNLENVIIDGVNGYFFKETNELVSILLNMMNSDCSNMAREAYLHAMKFSSEVFYEKVIDVYKLAIKQKYYTYKVKSIYEIKDTMNEVVFLFDESEIILELSDKIIRSYDLEIGKEISKETFDILKDHEQVTRAYNKALKFLTIKDYTYNQMKKKLMDSGNYDDAQLDTTLELLQNKNLINDEEYTMNYLKRCTRLGVGLNKAIYNLRNYGVSDEIIDQCLEKNSFDDEYLAATKIIDTYYNRNIGFSYKAMLKKIRDKLYIKGFTNEAIEKALSDYDFEFDYEKEHNALEKEFIKQKKKYSKKYDTNQLKEKIINNLLRKGYNYEDIKEIMNKEGALEDE
- a CDS encoding lysylphosphatidylglycerol synthase transmembrane domain-containing protein: MEKKSKKKYIFNIVLILSLGILVIYLTMKDDLKASLEALVNASPLWIVFSVFLMGIYYILDGINLYIFGRLYKKHYSFKQGFKNAISGTFFNGITPFSSGGQFAQVYIFNRQGISPANSASILLMVFIVYQSVLVIFTASVMLFKYNIYSDRYTGFFSLAIIGFLINFFVITGLFLGAKSKRLQNFICNNVIRFLSKIRIVKSYTDTSIKVTRSLENFRRELNILQHNKSVLIKSSVINLFKLIIMYSIPFFAAKALYLNVSIGQLAEFIGICSFVYMITAFVPIPGASGGSEGVYFMLFSPVLGEIGTPTTLLIWRFVTYYLGLILGGLVFAVDREING
- a CDS encoding glycosyltransferase family 4 protein, whose product is MKIKLYFGQEDTIKKSGIGRAFIHQKKALELNNIAYTTDKDDLDYDILHINTIWPDSFKMINQAKENNKKIVYHAHSTEEDFRNSFMFSNSISGIYKKWLINLYSKGDYIITPTEYSKQLLESYGINVPISAISNGIDLKQFNPQVNQIKAFEKEYNIDDDDILIISVGWLFERKGFDTFVEVARELPNYKFMWFGDIKLSHPTKKIKDLLDNLPPNLILPGYVSGDIIKGAYGRCNIFFFPSREETEGIVVLEALASKCNILLRDIPVFSSWLKDKENCYMGKNTSDFVSIIKKMISGEYPSLINNGYEVAKKKELSIIGKELCDVYNQVLNSN